A portion of the Sulfuricurvum kujiense DSM 16994 genome contains these proteins:
- a CDS encoding c-type cytochrome: MNKLLSILFTAAGLYASEGYSVYQKHCMKCHAELIEKKEVLKVMHTLKAPPMNEVSNRLRENIVISDDDDDVKRRVTIAFIKDYIEHPSVQYSMCHPMAIEKFGIMPSLKGKLSENERQAVAEWIIDRYKGVAFK; encoded by the coding sequence ATGAACAAACTATTGAGTATCCTTTTTACCGCAGCGGGACTTTATGCCTCTGAGGGTTACAGCGTATATCAAAAGCACTGCATGAAATGCCATGCGGAACTTATAGAAAAAAAAGAGGTGCTAAAAGTGATGCATACCCTTAAAGCGCCTCCGATGAACGAAGTGTCCAACCGATTAAGAGAAAACATCGTTATTTCCGACGATGATGACGATGTCAAACGTCGTGTCACCATTGCCTTTATCAAAGACTATATCGAGCACCCGAGTGTCCAATACAGCATGTGCCATCCGATGGCAATCGAGAAATTCGGAATCATGCCGTCGTTAAAAGGAAAACTGAGTGAAAATGAACGCCAAGCCGTTGCGGAGTGGAT
- the rsmD gene encoding 16S rRNA (guanine(966)-N(2))-methyltransferase RsmD, whose translation MKNNPTITKKIIAGKFKGKTLKLPSKETTRSSKAIVLESFFNTLQFDIIDAVLVEVFSGSGSIGLEALSRGAKKIIFMEKDRDAIRTLRENIAQTDPSACEVIEGDSFSNIVHVKKRLAASGESAFIYVDPPFAYREGMEEIYDKTIEMIASLPLEMATLIIIEHMSTLELPESIGHFNRLKSKRFGKTSLTYYA comes from the coding sequence ATGAAAAATAATCCAACTATTACCAAAAAAATCATTGCCGGAAAATTTAAAGGGAAAACCTTAAAACTACCCTCCAAAGAGACCACCCGCAGTTCAAAAGCGATCGTATTGGAATCGTTTTTCAATACGCTTCAGTTTGATATAATCGATGCCGTTTTGGTTGAAGTTTTTTCCGGAAGCGGCTCGATCGGGCTTGAAGCCCTGAGCCGCGGAGCCAAAAAGATCATTTTTATGGAAAAAGACCGCGATGCGATCCGAACGCTGCGTGAGAATATCGCACAAACCGACCCTTCGGCGTGCGAGGTGATCGAAGGGGACAGTTTCAGTAACATCGTCCATGTGAAAAAACGTCTTGCTGCGTCGGGTGAGAGCGCTTTTATCTATGTTGATCCACCGTTTGCTTACCGTGAAGGGATGGAAGAAATTTATGACAAAACGATAGAGATGATTGCTTCATTGCCCCTTGAAATGGCGACTTTGATCATTATTGAGCATATGAGTACACTCGAACTTCCCGAGTCTATCGGCCACTTCAACCGGCTGAAATCGAAACGATTCGGAAAAACTTCGTTAACTTATTACGCTTAA
- a CDS encoding flagellar basal body P-ring protein FlgI, giving the protein MRIFVLLFCLLTLAQAARISEVANIVGVRDNQIIGYSLVVGLKKTGDGTTSKFTLQSIANMLKAMNIDMNPVDIKSKNVAAVVVTARFAPFARQGDAFDVTVSSIGDAKSLEGGTLLMTPLKGVDGKIYALAQGSISIGGKNEKGAGAESHPTVGMVYGGGLVEREITQDLYHQTNATLSLKTANFENAVNIQNAINAKYRGSVASAVDPRTISLQLPKNKSMVEFLAEVQNLNIDYAQDQKIIINERTGTIVAGVDIEVKPVVVTQGDMTIKILAQNEVSKPAGSVAMDKSLVIGLNENEVYTEKGTTTVANIARSLQKLGASPKEMISIFQAMKSAGAISVDLDVI; this is encoded by the coding sequence ATGAGAATCTTCGTACTACTTTTTTGCTTACTAACCCTCGCCCAGGCGGCGCGCATCAGCGAAGTCGCTAATATCGTCGGTGTGCGTGATAACCAGATTATCGGTTATTCGCTTGTCGTCGGTTTGAAAAAGACAGGTGACGGAACGACCTCTAAATTTACCCTCCAATCGATTGCCAATATGCTTAAAGCGATGAATATCGATATGAATCCGGTTGATATCAAATCTAAAAACGTTGCGGCGGTCGTCGTAACGGCAAGATTCGCCCCGTTCGCCCGACAAGGGGATGCGTTTGATGTTACCGTTTCTTCTATCGGGGATGCGAAATCGCTCGAGGGGGGGACATTGCTGATGACCCCGCTTAAAGGGGTTGACGGAAAAATCTATGCATTAGCGCAAGGTTCGATCAGTATCGGCGGCAAAAATGAAAAAGGTGCCGGTGCCGAATCGCATCCGACGGTTGGGATGGTATACGGCGGCGGATTGGTGGAGCGTGAAATCACTCAAGACCTCTATCACCAAACCAATGCAACTTTGTCATTAAAAACAGCCAATTTTGAAAATGCTGTTAATATTCAAAATGCCATTAATGCCAAATACCGAGGAAGTGTCGCTTCTGCTGTCGATCCGCGAACTATCAGTTTGCAACTTCCAAAAAACAAATCGATGGTAGAGTTTTTAGCGGAAGTGCAAAACCTTAATATCGATTATGCGCAAGATCAAAAAATTATCATCAATGAGCGTACCGGTACTATTGTCGCCGGTGTTGATATTGAGGTAAAACCGGTAGTTGTTACCCAAGGGGATATGACGATTAAGATCCTTGCACAAAACGAGGTTTCAAAACCTGCCGGAAGTGTAGCCATGGACAAAAGTCTTGTAATAGGGCTGAATGAAAACGAAGTCTATACCGAAAAAGGGACGACGACGGTTGCCAATATCGCAAGGTCGCTTCAAAAACTAGGGGCTTCGCCAAAAGAGATGATTTCAATTTTCCAGGCGATGAAAAGTGCCGGAGCTATCTCAGTTGATTTGGATGTAATCTGA
- a CDS encoding rod-binding protein: MDIANVQYQKSLPTIGTKDGDKALREKTDQFEAIIIKMMLDEAMKDEKNVFTSANDPGDKIFKSMYREELSNASAGGFGFSQMLFENLSQKGAKTEK; this comes from the coding sequence ATGGACATAGCAAACGTACAGTATCAAAAATCGCTTCCGACAATAGGGACGAAAGACGGTGATAAAGCTTTGAGGGAGAAAACCGATCAATTCGAAGCCATCATTATCAAAATGATGCTCGATGAAGCGATGAAAGACGAGAAAAATGTCTTTACCAGTGCCAACGATCCCGGTGATAAAATTTTTAAATCGATGTACCGTGAAGAGTTATCCAACGCAAGTGCAGGGGGATTTGGGTTTTCTCAAATGCTTTTTGAAAACTTGAGTCAAAAGGGTGCAAAAACAGAGAAATAG
- a CDS encoding flagellar biosynthesis anti-sigma factor FlgM yields the protein MISSVNGSLRKATYQEPAVKNKEQEKPAQSVTKQGDTSRIEELKASIEKGEYRVNIEELAKRIAQELT from the coding sequence ATGATTTCAAGTGTGAACGGATCGCTGCGAAAAGCGACATATCAAGAACCGGCAGTAAAAAATAAAGAGCAGGAAAAACCGGCTCAATCTGTTACAAAACAAGGTGACACAAGCCGAATCGAAGAGTTGAAAGCCTCTATCGAGAAAGGGGAATACCGTGTCAATATCGAAGAGTTGGCGAAGCGTATCGCGCAAGAGCTGACCTAA
- the flgK gene encoding flagellar hook-associated protein FlgK → MASIFNALHIGYSGLNAAQIGIDTTGHNISNAETEGYTRQRVVTAAAAPLGVDPGQRGGGTQVTDITRIFDSFVYARYTTAAQNKEYSDTLKKNLEELSTYFPEIDKVGIKDDLQSYYDMWQSLANNPSNTSLKVALAQQTQTLTQHIQQTRSQISTLQNSLNDQVKVNVDDINRIGQQIADLNLEIDKAESGGLNHANDLRDKRNQLELSLSKLIDAKVFVGNTKTNNVIDSNIAEKEGGYVIQVAGFNLVDGGSFHPIGIDSTSNKNGYNDLYYERQDGVRFPFANTVTGGKLGALLELRGSTIGTNGEFEDGFLQETINNLDSFAQGLIESTNNIYAQTATTSMQSNILNFSDNQSILSTDENFKAGTFDLIVYDIDGNEVGRRSISIDNGTLINDTPQTSNSIVGQINISQDDNNDNNSLNDIDDMLVGTFNNQQNIFQINIKAAFEAQGYSFAIEDHGTNFAGVTGVNRFFDGNDAKSIALNGDLQHDMSKIKGFKSPANGDNQTALDMVQQQFASVTFGIGRSKSTDTIYGYFDNLVTRVGTRTNSAIVSNDSITAQFNSIKQEQDSISKVSIDEEMANLIRYQTSYGAAAKVITTIDQMMTTLLGIKA, encoded by the coding sequence ATGGCATCCATATTTAATGCGTTACATATCGGATACAGCGGGCTGAATGCGGCCCAAATCGGTATCGATACCACTGGGCATAATATCTCCAATGCCGAGACGGAAGGCTACACACGCCAACGTGTCGTTACGGCGGCTGCGGCACCGTTAGGGGTAGACCCGGGTCAGCGCGGCGGCGGAACTCAGGTCACGGATATCACACGTATTTTCGACAGTTTTGTTTATGCACGATACACTACTGCTGCTCAAAATAAAGAATATTCCGATACGCTGAAAAAAAATCTGGAAGAACTTTCTACCTATTTTCCCGAAATCGATAAAGTCGGTATCAAAGATGATTTGCAAAGCTATTATGATATGTGGCAGTCACTGGCCAATAATCCGAGTAATACATCGTTAAAAGTTGCTTTGGCACAGCAGACGCAAACACTTACACAACATATTCAGCAGACGCGCAGTCAAATTTCTACGTTGCAAAACTCATTGAATGATCAAGTTAAAGTCAATGTCGATGATATCAATCGTATCGGGCAACAAATTGCGGACTTAAATCTTGAAATAGACAAAGCAGAATCCGGAGGACTCAATCACGCAAATGATTTGCGCGACAAGCGGAATCAATTAGAGTTGTCCTTATCAAAACTAATTGACGCAAAAGTCTTTGTCGGCAACACAAAAACAAATAACGTCATTGATTCGAATATTGCCGAAAAAGAAGGCGGTTATGTTATTCAGGTAGCCGGATTTAACCTCGTCGACGGGGGCTCTTTTCATCCGATAGGCATTGACAGTACTTCGAATAAGAACGGATACAATGATTTATATTATGAACGCCAAGACGGTGTAAGATTTCCGTTTGCTAATACTGTCACAGGGGGAAAACTCGGTGCTTTATTGGAATTGAGAGGTTCTACGATCGGAACAAACGGAGAATTTGAAGACGGATTTTTGCAAGAGACGATTAATAATCTTGATTCTTTCGCCCAAGGCTTAATCGAATCGACAAACAATATTTATGCCCAAACCGCAACAACGTCAATGCAATCCAATATTCTGAATTTTTCAGATAATCAATCGATCCTGAGTACCGATGAAAATTTCAAAGCGGGAACTTTTGATTTAATTGTGTATGATATTGACGGCAATGAGGTCGGCCGTCGATCGATTTCAATCGATAACGGAACCTTAATAAACGATACTCCACAGACGAGCAACAGTATTGTCGGGCAGATTAACATATCCCAAGATGATAATAACGATAATAATTCGCTGAATGACATCGATGATATGCTTGTCGGGACATTTAACAATCAGCAGAATATTTTCCAAATTAATATTAAAGCAGCCTTTGAGGCACAAGGGTACAGTTTCGCTATTGAAGACCACGGGACAAATTTTGCCGGTGTGACAGGGGTAAATCGCTTTTTTGACGGGAATGATGCCAAAAGTATCGCGCTGAACGGTGACTTACAACATGATATGAGCAAGATCAAAGGGTTTAAATCTCCTGCAAACGGGGATAACCAAACCGCTTTGGATATGGTACAGCAGCAATTCGCATCCGTCACCTTCGGTATCGGCAGATCCAAATCGACGGATACGATATACGGATATTTTGATAATCTGGTCACACGAGTAGGGACAAGAACAAATTCGGCCATAGTCTCAAATGATTCGATAACGGCGCAATTCAACTCAATAAAGCAAGAACAAGACTCAATAAGCAAAGTAAGTATCGATGAAGAGATGGCTAATCTGATCCGCTATCAGACCTCTTACGGTGCTGCGGCTAAAGTAATCACGACAATCGATCAAATGATGACTACCCTTTTGGGTATCAAGGCATAA
- a CDS encoding ABC transporter permease: MPLVSISVLIGVILFSFIGPYFYPADPLYLDPKSILLPPSISHWFGTDRLGRDLLARLMEGGQISLIIGFMSAFISTLIGLIYGVSAAFLRGGYDKVFIVMVDLFLTFPTLFLLLTLVSYVNASVWVLIMIISVTGWMGTARLIRSESFAIETKPFIRILTIGNVHPLKIMFKYYAPLLAPIVLVSFTFGVGGAILAESGLSFLGLGIVAPQMSWGSILSGGKEVIDIAWWVSFFPGLMIFIVTFALMNISNALQSRMNQKELR; encoded by the coding sequence ATGCCGTTAGTTAGTATATCCGTACTGATCGGAGTGATCCTTTTTTCATTTATCGGGCCGTATTTTTATCCGGCCGATCCGCTTTATTTAGATCCGAAATCCATACTGCTTCCTCCTTCGATAAGTCATTGGTTCGGTACCGACCGATTGGGGCGCGATTTATTGGCACGCTTGATGGAGGGGGGGCAGATATCACTTATTATCGGCTTTATGAGCGCTTTTATCTCAACGCTGATAGGGCTTATTTATGGTGTGAGTGCCGCATTTCTACGCGGAGGGTATGACAAAGTTTTCATCGTTATGGTTGATTTGTTCTTGACGTTTCCTACGCTCTTTTTGCTATTAACATTAGTCAGTTATGTGAACGCATCTGTTTGGGTACTGATTATGATTATTTCGGTGACGGGATGGATGGGAACCGCACGGTTGATCCGTTCTGAAAGTTTTGCGATTGAGACAAAGCCGTTTATTAGAATACTCACTATCGGAAACGTGCATCCGCTTAAAATAATGTTCAAATATTATGCCCCATTATTGGCTCCGATCGTTTTGGTGAGCTTTACCTTCGGAGTAGGGGGGGCGATTTTGGCGGAATCGGGACTTTCTTTTTTGGGTCTGGGTATCGTTGCGCCGCAAATGAGTTGGGGAAGCATCCTCAGCGGCGGCAAAGAGGTAATCGACATCGCATGGTGGGTTAGTTTCTTCCCCGGTTTGATGATCTTTATCGTTACCTTTGCATTGATGAATATATCAAATGCCTTGCAGTCTCGTATGAATCAGAAAGAGCTTAGATAA
- a CDS encoding TonB-dependent receptor plug domain-containing protein, with amino-acid sequence MKTRFSLALLLLPFSLLSAEAETNSNLLSNLTDEINTIAQSAKDQRANIDYLPYVMSVFDGEELSRAGASSLKEALSLVAGVNIASDNLSLFNPVFRGSNPVAYGQSKLVVDGVEVNDLFFDGYTAYLSMPIDMIKRIEVVRGPGSYSNGHYGYAGSIIITTYKAEMSTGDNGRWFTSAGNNRTGKVGGSFAMRDNDFTFAADIYTVHDNLALSYGKDGLSNNLLGAANASLSRSGNAPSETDATMVSASISKGAFFADGRFSTYRHGSGGGINYALSFDGDHYNVDQWHIRSGAHYRAGEFEGTFQAAMTQDSFTSHQLLAPEGLRLPSLTPPTTVVTYLDGFYGIHEAFIRTYQLNNTLTGSVYGGDMTVGLNATWSSVASEKTLTTDRDSGSGLSDYSTTLPFFNPDGSINNQSAYITYERPLSTNLIGYASLTLDHRNGLATQIDPRLAAVYTLDPNNLIKFSISRAHRNPSWQEMFTLNNRARWGSPDLHPETVMAYETQYIHKFETEHTLSFNLFRLDNKDQIYLQYNTPATRYEYINGSKSLIKGFETEWRKRYDDTSFYAAYTHIWAEDGNGVTLPNAPSDTARGFITQTLNETWYTSLSGRWQSATPREIGDSRADMKAIGIVDTSIGYKLPRFHSEVQLTLKNMFNETELYPSPKGTFNDDYPATGRTYLVTVRGTF; translated from the coding sequence ATGAAAACCCGATTTTCTCTCGCTTTATTATTACTCCCTTTTTCGCTTCTTTCGGCTGAAGCAGAAACGAATTCCAACCTTTTATCGAATCTCACCGACGAGATCAATACCATCGCACAGAGTGCAAAAGATCAACGTGCCAATATCGATTATCTCCCTTATGTCATGAGTGTATTTGACGGTGAAGAGCTCTCCCGTGCCGGAGCATCTTCCCTCAAAGAGGCTCTTAGTTTGGTCGCCGGTGTCAATATCGCCAGTGACAACCTGTCCCTCTTCAACCCCGTATTTCGCGGTTCCAATCCGGTAGCCTACGGTCAAAGCAAGCTCGTCGTTGACGGTGTCGAAGTCAATGACCTTTTTTTTGACGGCTATACCGCCTATCTGAGTATGCCGATCGACATGATAAAACGGATTGAAGTTGTTAGAGGTCCGGGAAGTTACAGTAACGGTCATTACGGCTATGCCGGATCGATCATCATCACAACCTATAAAGCGGAAATGTCTACCGGTGATAACGGTCGCTGGTTTACCTCTGCGGGAAACAACCGTACCGGTAAAGTCGGCGGTTCTTTTGCCATGAGAGATAACGATTTCACATTTGCGGCGGACATTTATACCGTACACGATAATCTTGCCCTCTCGTATGGAAAAGACGGTCTTTCCAATAATCTTCTGGGTGCAGCCAACGCATCACTATCTCGCTCAGGCAATGCCCCATCAGAAACGGATGCAACCATGGTATCGGCCAGCATCAGTAAAGGGGCTTTTTTTGCCGACGGACGGTTCTCCACCTATCGACACGGCTCAGGCGGAGGGATCAATTATGCCTTATCCTTTGATGGGGATCACTACAACGTTGATCAATGGCACATTCGCAGCGGTGCCCATTACCGTGCGGGAGAATTTGAGGGAACGTTTCAAGCAGCGATGACACAAGACAGCTTTACCAGTCACCAGCTTCTGGCACCCGAAGGATTACGACTCCCCTCATTGACTCCACCAACAACTGTTGTCACATATTTGGACGGTTTTTACGGTATTCATGAAGCCTTTATCCGAACCTATCAGCTCAATAATACCCTTACCGGTTCCGTATACGGAGGAGATATGACTGTCGGGCTCAACGCTACATGGAGCAGTGTTGCCTCAGAAAAAACGCTCACTACCGACAGAGACAGCGGAAGCGGCTTGAGTGATTACTCAACGACACTCCCATTTTTCAATCCCGATGGCTCTATCAACAACCAATCGGCATACATCACGTATGAACGTCCTCTAAGTACGAATCTAATCGGCTATGCTTCCCTCACGCTCGATCACCGTAACGGATTGGCGACACAAATCGATCCGCGTCTTGCGGCCGTTTATACACTTGATCCGAATAACCTGATTAAGTTTTCCATCTCACGCGCCCATAGAAATCCCTCATGGCAGGAAATGTTTACCCTCAATAATAGAGCCCGTTGGGGGAGCCCTGACCTGCACCCTGAAACCGTCATGGCGTATGAGACCCAATACATCCATAAGTTTGAAACGGAACATACTCTCTCATTCAATCTATTCCGCCTCGATAACAAGGACCAGATCTATCTGCAATATAATACACCGGCAACACGTTACGAATATATTAACGGATCAAAAAGTCTCATTAAGGGATTTGAAACAGAGTGGCGAAAACGCTATGATGATACCTCTTTTTACGCTGCCTATACCCATATTTGGGCAGAAGACGGCAATGGGGTGACCCTTCCCAATGCACCGTCTGATACGGCACGAGGATTTATCACTCAAACTCTCAATGAAACCTGGTATACATCCCTTTCCGGGCGATGGCAAAGTGCAACGCCAAGAGAAATAGGCGATTCGAGAGCCGATATGAAAGCCATCGGTATCGTCGATACCTCTATCGGGTATAAACTCCCTCGTTTTCACAGTGAAGTCCAATTGACACTAAAAAATATGTTCAATGAAACTGAACTTTATCCAAGTCCAAAGGGAACCTTTAATGATGATTACCCAGCAACCGGACGTACCTACTTAGTGACCGTAAGGGGAACATTTTGA
- a CDS encoding acyl-homoserine-lactone synthase has translation MLECKTAFTEEERHAILHQRYSIFVDEFKFFAPRDDGKEIEYDHYDEYSLLLGVWNEDILVGSCRLVLPNDTVGLPTLNVMRIDSEKLVHNERTAEISRITVAATYRTFKKTIEVLQIMQHKINQIASEHNILQLIGAVEPSFLRLLNYASLPYRPIGPIQYLIGAERLPVLLNLKEQQ, from the coding sequence TTGTTAGAATGTAAAACAGCATTTACAGAAGAAGAGCGTCACGCTATTTTGCATCAACGGTATTCTATTTTTGTAGATGAATTCAAATTTTTTGCTCCCAGAGATGATGGCAAAGAGATCGAGTATGACCACTATGATGAATACTCGCTTTTGTTAGGTGTTTGGAATGAAGATATTTTGGTTGGTTCATGCCGCCTTGTTCTTCCAAATGACACGGTAGGTTTACCGACACTTAATGTTATGCGCATTGATTCAGAAAAACTTGTACATAATGAAAGAACTGCCGAAATTTCGCGGATTACAGTCGCCGCAACCTACAGAACATTCAAAAAAACCATAGAGGTTCTACAAATCATGCAACATAAGATCAATCAAATTGCCTCTGAGCATAACATACTTCAACTCATTGGAGCAGTTGAACCTAGTTTTTTGCGTCTTCTCAACTATGCATCTCTTCCATACCGACCGATAGGTCCGATTCAATATCTAATTGGTGCAGAACGCCTTCCCGTCCTTTTAAACCTAAAAGAGCAACAATGA
- a CDS encoding putative bifunctional diguanylate cyclase/phosphodiesterase, whose translation MILLSKSRLSYKIVGSLILIFLLTFMTLGMVVSMVFENTILVSEKQKADLLLRTIEKPLQIALYLKFYDQIEEKVSPVVSVPDVTELVISDQNKKQLYSYKSKDNMISRHEAISMIHEIKEPTSGQLMGTVTLRYSDLAYDETRQSIHKIVYGVGASIFVIFFVAVWWVRFLLSPLTNIAKKVRYYKPGDQMVFEEDGSVEIEQIVTAFNAMQKTTQTYLEQIEAMNASLEITVQEKTHELENQYYLDRLTGLPNRYRLQERLEQGETVALAIVNVDDFKEVNDFFGISIGDEMLIQIGIWLQELSGSCYRLGGDEFALIFNELSQKELEHRLNMLIKFLDEKTFMVKEESLNIRVTIGVAIGNDKVLTQADIALHHAKENKKQIAFYNEDEGVEEHYRTNLTMASHVRRALFDRRIICYYQPIVNIETGDIVKYETLVRMIDEEGNIVPPMQFLPIAKRTKLYPQITLEVVYQACTLFASRDEEFSINLSDSDIRNPHTVSEIIKTIIETGTASRIVFEILESEGIENYDEVTRFIAQVKALGAKIAIDDFGTGYSNFENILKLGVDYIKVDGSLIREIAANPRHRIIVETIIDFAKKIDAKTIAEFVSDETIYNTIEEMGVDYSQGYFTGKPAFL comes from the coding sequence ATGATATTGCTTTCAAAATCACGTCTTTCCTATAAAATAGTAGGATCATTGATTTTGATTTTTCTACTGACTTTTATGACACTTGGAATGGTAGTCAGTATGGTATTTGAGAACACCATTTTGGTTTCGGAAAAGCAAAAAGCTGATTTGTTATTGCGAACCATTGAAAAACCGCTTCAAATCGCCCTCTATCTCAAATTTTATGATCAGATTGAAGAGAAAGTGTCTCCTGTGGTTTCGGTACCGGATGTGACAGAGTTGGTTATTTCCGATCAGAATAAAAAACAATTATATAGCTATAAAAGCAAAGATAATATGATATCCAGACACGAAGCGATAAGTATGATTCACGAGATCAAAGAACCGACGAGCGGGCAATTGATGGGAACAGTCACGTTACGTTACAGCGATTTGGCGTATGATGAAACACGTCAATCCATTCACAAAATCGTTTACGGTGTCGGAGCAAGTATCTTTGTGATTTTTTTCGTAGCCGTATGGTGGGTCCGCTTTCTTCTCTCCCCGTTGACTAATATTGCTAAAAAGGTTCGCTATTACAAGCCCGGAGATCAAATGGTTTTTGAAGAAGATGGGAGTGTTGAGATCGAACAGATTGTTACGGCGTTTAATGCGATGCAAAAAACAACTCAAACGTATCTTGAACAAATTGAGGCGATGAATGCTTCATTGGAAATTACCGTTCAAGAGAAAACCCATGAATTGGAAAACCAGTATTATCTTGATAGGCTCACGGGCTTGCCGAATCGATATCGATTGCAAGAGAGACTGGAACAGGGAGAGACGGTTGCCCTGGCGATTGTGAATGTGGATGATTTTAAAGAGGTTAACGATTTCTTTGGGATCTCTATCGGCGATGAAATGTTGATACAAATCGGAATATGGCTCCAAGAACTCTCCGGCAGTTGTTATCGTTTAGGGGGCGATGAGTTTGCATTGATTTTCAATGAGCTTTCTCAAAAAGAGCTGGAACACCGGCTAAACATGCTGATAAAGTTTTTGGATGAAAAAACATTTATGGTCAAAGAGGAGAGTTTGAATATTCGTGTGACTATCGGTGTAGCGATCGGAAATGATAAAGTGCTAACACAGGCGGATATTGCTTTGCATCACGCTAAAGAGAACAAAAAACAGATCGCATTTTATAATGAAGACGAAGGGGTTGAAGAACATTACCGGACGAATTTGACAATGGCCTCACATGTACGAAGAGCCTTGTTTGACCGTCGAATTATCTGCTACTATCAACCTATAGTCAATATTGAGACGGGAGATATCGTTAAGTATGAAACGTTAGTGCGAATGATCGATGAAGAGGGAAATATCGTACCGCCGATGCAGTTTCTCCCTATTGCGAAACGAACCAAACTCTATCCGCAAATTACGTTGGAAGTGGTTTATCAGGCATGTACCCTTTTCGCTTCCCGCGATGAAGAGTTTTCGATCAATCTTTCAGACAGTGATATACGTAACCCTCATACGGTTAGTGAGATCATCAAAACAATTATCGAAACGGGGACGGCATCTCGGATAGTATTTGAGATTCTAGAATCCGAGGGGATAGAAAACTACGATGAGGTGACACGCTTTATTGCCCAGGTGAAAGCGCTGGGGGCAAAAATCGCTATTGATGATTTTGGGACAGGGTACTCCAATTTTGAAAACATATTGAAATTGGGGGTTGATTATATCAAGGTAGACGGATCATTGATCAGAGAGATTGCCGCTAATCCGCGTCATCGTATTATTGTTGAAACAATTATTGATTTTGCGAAGAAAATTGATGCTAAAACGATTGCTGAGTTTGTTTCGGATGAGACAATTTACAACACTATCGAAGAGATGGGTGTCGATTACTCACAAGGTTATTTTACAGGTAAACCTGCTTTCCTATAG